The genomic stretch GAGCAGCAGAACTTTCACTTCGGACGTGCCGAGGTCGATGCCGAGATACATGGGCGCGAAACCTTCGTCGGTAGGAGATGCGCTACTTTAGCCGCATGCCGCGTGCGATGCCATGCGCAAAAGACCTGACGGGCGCGAGGCGTCGCGAGCGGCGATCAATGGGAGCGGCCGCGCGTGAACAGCGTTCATGCGCGGCCATGAGATTGCGAATGTTTAAGGGTTTATTTGCGGCGCTTGTCGAGCCATGCGTCGACGCGTCCGAGTGCCGAACGCACCACGCTTTCGAGCGCAGCCGACCCCGCCATGCTGCCCCACAGCAGCCGGTCCGCGCAGAATGCCTGGACGGAATCGCCTGCCTTGAAGAAGCCGCGCGCGACGCTTTCGTCCATCACGCCGTCCTGATATGTGTATGGCAACTGGCCGCGCTGCCATCGGTCGAGGAAGCGCAAGAAGAGCGCGGGCAGCATTGCCGTTGCGTTCGGCTCGACCTTGCGCGCGAAGCACTCGGATAGCGTCGGCGCGATGAAGCCGGGAATCTTCGAGAAACCATCGGCGGCGACACGTTGATTCGTGTCCTGGATATAAGGATTGCCGAAGCGTTCGAGCACGACGTCGCGATACTTCGCGAGATCGAGCGGACTGGGTGTGAGGCACGGAATCACGTCTTGCGTCACGTAGTCGTGCGCAAACTGACGGATCTCGGGATCGAGCGTGCCTTCGTGGATGAACGACAGGCCGACCAGCGTACCCGCCCACGCGATGCAGCTATGCGTCGCGTTGAGGATGCGGATTTTCGCTTCTTCGTACGGCAGCACCGATTCGACGAGTTCCGCACCGACCTGTTCCCACGCGGGCCGCCCCGCGATGAAGTGATCTTCGATTACCCACTGGATGAACGATTCGCCCATCACGGGGCATGCGTCGTCGACGCCTGTTGCTGCCTTCACGCGCTCGCGCACGTCGGGTGTCGGCCGCGGCGTGATGCGATCGACCATTGAGTTGGGACATGCCGTGTTCGTATCGAACCACTGACGCAGCACGCTCGCGCCGCGCCCGTCGAGGAACTGCGTCATGCCTGCGCGGAAGCGCTCGCCGTTGCTGCGCAGGTTATCGCACGTCTGCAGCGTCACGGGGCCCGCGTTGCGCTGCATGCGCGCTTCGAGAATCGCGGCGAGCGCGCCGTAGATGGTGGTGCGCGCACCGTTCAGATCGGCGGCGAGGTCGGGGTTGACCGTGTCGAGCCGGTCGTGCTCGTCAAGGTAATAGCCGCCTTCCGTGACCGTGAACGCAATGATCTTGCACGCCGGATCGGCGCCCGCTTCCACGAGCGCGTCCAGATTCGGCGACCACGGCACCACGCGCTCGATCGAGCGGATCGTTTCATAGGCGCGCTTGCCTTGCGGCGTGACGGTTTCGAGCGTGTAGACGCCGTTCTGTGCGGCGAGCGCGTCCGCGACGGCGTTCATGTCGCTGCGGATGTTGCCGACGGTCAGCGACCAGTGCGGATCGGTGGGTTGCCGCGCTTCATTGAGGCGATGCAGATACCAGGCCTGATGCGCGCGATGGAACGAGCCTGCGCCGATATGCAGGATCACCTGCTTGCTTGCGCCGCTGCTGGGGCCGCTGTTCATGTGCGTCTCCTGTGTCGGCCGGAGTTCGTGCTGCCTGCGCGCGGCTCCGGTCTCATGCTGGTTTTGAACGTGTTATGCGCACGTGCTTTGGCGTGCGTTCCTTCGGATAAGTCTAGAAGCTGTGCCGGCGTTGTGCGCCAGTGTATTCGAGTGCAAGAACATTTGCTCTGCGCGTGAACTAATGATCGTATTCGAGCGGCTGAATGTCAAGGCGCAGGAGGCGGCTTTTCGTGGCGCAGCGCGACGGGGCGGGTCGGTCCGGCGTGTGGGGTGCTCCCGGCCCGGTCTTATGCGGCGGGCGCTCGCAGTGCTGTTGCATTGCATCAAATTTGACAACGAAAGCGCCAGGATTAACCCGAATGCAAAAAAGTATCGGTCCGCGGTCTTATTTCTAGTGGCCGCCATTGCGTCCGGGGACTAACTTTCGTTACACACAACAAGAGCGGCGCAGACACAGGAGGAAGACAGATGAAGGGCATCGTCATGCCGGTTACCTGGTTGCACGTGCATCGACCTGCGTGTCGATGTGCGCAGCCGGGCCGCTGAGCCGTTGCATCGGGAGACCGACGTGCAACCCGATCTCGAACTGGTCACCGTGCGCCGCGACGAGTCGTTCAAGGCGTGGTATCACGGCTTTCCATACCGCACGGTGCGCTGGCACTTCCACCCGGAATTTGAAATCCATCTGATCGTTGCGACGACGGGCAAGATGTTTGTCGGCGATTACATCGGTCCTTTTGCGCCCGGCAATCTCGTGCTGATGGGCCCGAATCTGCCGCACAACTGGGTGAGCGAAGTGCCCGAAGGCGTGACGATCGAACAGCGCAATCTCGTCGTACAGTTCCCGCAGGACTTCGTCGCGCATTGCACGCAGAGCTTCCCCGAGTGGCGCACGCTCGAAGCGCTGCTGGCGGATTCGCGGCGCGGCGTGTCGTTCGGCGCGCAGACCAGCGCGAAGATCCAGCCGCTCTTCATGGAACTGCTCGACGCGCGCGGCCTGCGCCGTATCGTGCTGTTCTTGTCGATGATGGAAATCCTGCTGAATGCGAGCGACCGCGAACTGCTTGCGAGCCCCGCGTATCAGATCGACCCGACCAGCTACGCGTCGACGCGCATCAATCACGTGCTGTCGTATATCGGTAAAAACCTTTCATCGGAACTGCGCGAGTCCGAACTCGCTCAGCTCGCCGGCCAGAGCGTGAGCGCATTCTCGCGATACTTTCGCCGGCATACTGGCCTGACGTTCGTGCAGTACGTCAACCGGATGCGCATCAACCTCGCCTGCCAGCTGCTGATGGACGATGAGCTGAGCGTCACCGACATCTGCTACAAGGTCGGCTTCAACAATCTGTCGAACTTCAACCGGCAGTTTCTTACCGCGAAGGGCATGGCCCCGTCGAAGTTCCGCCGCTTCCAGCAACTGAACGACGCGAGCCGCGTCGCTTCCGAAGCGGCAGCGGCGCAAGGCAAGGGCATCGCCAATGCGCCCTCGATCGTGCCCGCCGCGCAAACGCAGGTTCATGCGCACGGCCAGCCGCGCGCCGCACCCGCGCATCCGCCTCGCGGTTCGCCGCTGCCGACGAACTAGGGCACCCCAGCAATCCCGACGTTTCACCTCCTCATCGCGCTTCAGACAGCGCGAGGGAAGCACTCATCCTCATAAACGGAGACAAACCATGACGCATAGCAACGCATCAAATGGCACATCGCAACAGCCCCGCACGCTGCGCCTTCGCGCGACGCTCGCCTTCGCCGCCGTGATGCTCGGCACACCGCTGTTGGCGCCCGCCGCCGCGGACGCCGCGCCGCTGAAGATCGGCATGACGTTCCAGGAGCTGAACAATCCTTACTTCGTAACGATGCAAAAGGCGCTCAACGATGCCGCGGCGTCGATCGGCGCGACGGTCGTCGTCACCGACGCGCACCACGACGTGAGCAAGCAGGTCAGCGACGTCGAAGACATGCTGCAGAAGAAGATCGACATTCTGCTGGTGAATCCGACCGACTCGACGGGTATCCAGTCGGCCGTCACGTCTGCGAAGAAGGCAGGCGCCGTGGTCGTCGCGGTCGACGCGAACGCGAACGGCCCTGTCGATTCGTTTGTCGGCTCGAAGAATTTCGACGCCGGCCAGATGTCGTGCGAATACCTCGCGAAGGCGATCGGCGGCAGCGGCGAGGTGGCAATTCTCGATGGCATCCCCGTCGTGCCGATTCTCGAGCGGGTGCGCGGGTGCAAGGCGGCGCTCGCGAAGTTCCCGAATGTGAAGGTCGTCGACACGCAGAACGGCAAGCAGGAGCGCGCAACGGCGCTGTCCGTCACGGAGAACATGATCCAGGCGCATCCGAACCTGAAGGGCATCTTCAGTGTGAACGACGGCGGCTCGATGGGTGCCTTGTCCGCCATCGAATCGTCGGGCAAGGACATCAAGCTGACGAGCGTCGACGGCGCGCCGGAAGCGATCACCGCAATCCAGAAGCCGAACTCGAAGTTCATCGAAACGTCCGCGCAGTTCCCACGCGACCAGATTCGCCTCGCGATCGGCGTGGCGCTCGCGAAGAAGTGGGGCGCCAATGTGCCGAAGACGATTCCCGTCGACGTGAAACTGGTCGACAAGGACAACGCGAAGGGCTTCAGCTGGTAAGCAAGGCGTCGTGTATGCGGTGACGGGTGCAGGCACGCGGCACCGCATGAACAAGGAAACGCGATGGACACGATCCTCAAACTCGACAACATCACGAAGAGCTTTCCGGGCGTGAAGGCGTTGCAGGGCATTCATCTGGAGATCGCGCGCGGCGAGATTCACGCGCTGCTCGGCGAGAACGGCGCGGGCAAGTCGACGCTGATGAAGATCTTGTGCGGCATCTATCAGCCCGACGACGGCACGATCGTGATCGACGGCGAAGCGCGGCACTTCATGAGCTATCACGATGCCGTGGCGGCCGGCGTCGGCATCGTGTTTCAGGAGTTCAGCCTGATTCCGTATCTGAATGCCGTCGAGAACATGTTCCTCGGACGCGAACTGCACAATCTCTTCGGCATGCTGGAGCGCACGAAGATGCGCCGCGCGGCCGCGCAGATTTTCGCGCGGCTTGGCGTGGCGATCGATCTGTCCGTGCCGATCCGCGAGCTGTCCGTCGCGCAGCAGCAGTTCGTCGAAATCGGCAAGGCGTTGTCGCTGAACGCGCGCATCCTGATCCTCGACGAGCCGACGGCCACGCTCACGCCCGCCGAAGCCGAGCATCTGTTCACGATCATGCGCGATCTGAAACAGCAGGGCGTGGCGATGATCTTCATCTCGCA from Paraburkholderia phymatum STM815 encodes the following:
- the dalD gene encoding D-arabinitol 4-dehydrogenase, translated to MNSGPSSGASKQVILHIGAGSFHRAHQAWYLHRLNEARQPTDPHWSLTVGNIRSDMNAVADALAAQNGVYTLETVTPQGKRAYETIRSIERVVPWSPNLDALVEAGADPACKIIAFTVTEGGYYLDEHDRLDTVNPDLAADLNGARTTIYGALAAILEARMQRNAGPVTLQTCDNLRSNGERFRAGMTQFLDGRGASVLRQWFDTNTACPNSMVDRITPRPTPDVRERVKAATGVDDACPVMGESFIQWVIEDHFIAGRPAWEQVGAELVESVLPYEEAKIRILNATHSCIAWAGTLVGLSFIHEGTLDPEIRQFAHDYVTQDVIPCLTPSPLDLAKYRDVVLERFGNPYIQDTNQRVAADGFSKIPGFIAPTLSECFARKVEPNATAMLPALFLRFLDRWQRGQLPYTYQDGVMDESVARGFFKAGDSVQAFCADRLLWGSMAGSAALESVVRSALGRVDAWLDKRRK
- a CDS encoding AraC family transcriptional regulator, yielding MQPDLELVTVRRDESFKAWYHGFPYRTVRWHFHPEFEIHLIVATTGKMFVGDYIGPFAPGNLVLMGPNLPHNWVSEVPEGVTIEQRNLVVQFPQDFVAHCTQSFPEWRTLEALLADSRRGVSFGAQTSAKIQPLFMELLDARGLRRIVLFLSMMEILLNASDRELLASPAYQIDPTSYASTRINHVLSYIGKNLSSELRESELAQLAGQSVSAFSRYFRRHTGLTFVQYVNRMRINLACQLLMDDELSVTDICYKVGFNNLSNFNRQFLTAKGMAPSKFRRFQQLNDASRVASEAAAAQGKGIANAPSIVPAAQTQVHAHGQPRAAPAHPPRGSPLPTN
- a CDS encoding ABC transporter substrate-binding protein, whose amino-acid sequence is MTHSNASNGTSQQPRTLRLRATLAFAAVMLGTPLLAPAAADAAPLKIGMTFQELNNPYFVTMQKALNDAAASIGATVVVTDAHHDVSKQVSDVEDMLQKKIDILLVNPTDSTGIQSAVTSAKKAGAVVVAVDANANGPVDSFVGSKNFDAGQMSCEYLAKAIGGSGEVAILDGIPVVPILERVRGCKAALAKFPNVKVVDTQNGKQERATALSVTENMIQAHPNLKGIFSVNDGGSMGALSAIESSGKDIKLTSVDGAPEAITAIQKPNSKFIETSAQFPRDQIRLAIGVALAKKWGANVPKTIPVDVKLVDKDNAKGFSW